A region of the Bacteroidota bacterium genome:
ATTAAGCAAAATGGATATAATATTGGAGAAATGGATGCTAAATTACTACAAAAAATTGAAGAACTTACTTTATACATATTAGAACTTAAAAAAGAAATTGATACATTAACGTCTGAAAATGGATTGATAAATAAAAAATTAAACTCAAATAAATTTTAAAACTATGAAAAATCTAATAATATTAATATTAACGGCTACATGTTTATTAATGAACACATTATTACATGCACAATGTTATGACCTTTCGACCGGGGCGGATACTATGGGTTTTGAAAATACCGATACAAATGAATTTTATACAAAATGGGAAATAAATGATGTAAACTCAAATGATACTTCATGGGAAAGATCATCATATATATCACATAATGGTGATTTTTCAATTGTAATAAAACAATACAATGATGATTGGCTTTTTTCAAGATGCTACGAATTAGATAGCAATGAACATTATGATTTAAGTTTTTGGTATTATATGGACAATCCATTTATTGAGAATCAGGGATTTTATTTGGTTTTAAGTACTACAACAGACTCAACCGGTATAGTTGATACATTAGTATATCATAATCAAGAATATTATAACTCATCTTTTACTAAAATATCAAAAATATTCAGTCCCCAATCAAATAATAATTATTACATTGGTTGGTACGCTTTTGGTCCCTCACATTATTTAGTTACAAGTTATTTTTTTGATGATATAGTTGTTAGTGAATATCAATGTGATACAGATCAAGTTGATCTTGGCAATGATACTACAATTTGTGCCGGAGACAGTATTTTGCTGGATGCAGGTTCAGGCTTTGAAAATTATTCATGGAATACAGGAGCAGATAACCAAACAATAAAGGTGGATTCAGGCACTTATTATGTTGAAGTTACAGCTGAATATGGGTGTAAAAGCTACGATACAGTAGTTGTAACTGTAATTACCATACCTGATGATACTTTGATATATGATGGAAATACGACTTTTTGCATTGGAGACAGTCTTGTCCTTGAAATCCAGCTTGAAAATGCAAATTGTGAAGATTATGACATTACCTGGACACCGGGAAACTCAACTGATTCGATAATAACCATTAAATACATAGGCAACTATTTTTGCCAGATAGCTGATACACAATTCGGTTGTACGATAACTTCCGATACTATAGATGTTGAGGTCCGTTATCCTTATAATGAACAGGAGATTTGTCTTGTTACTGTTGATGAAAACGGGAACAATGAAATTGTGTGGGAAAAAGAAGATAATAATTACATTAAGTCATTTAAGATATACCGTGAAACTTTTTATGTCGATAGTTTCGAATTAATTGAGACTTTGCCTTACGACAGTTTAAGTACTTATGTGGATACTGATTCAGAACCAGGTAAAAAACCTTATGTTTATGGTATTTCAGTTGTTGATTCCTGTGATAATGAATCCAGCTTGTCAGACTATCACGTTACCATTCATTTAACAATAAGTCAGGGAATTGGAGACAAGATAAATCTGAACTGGACAGATTATGAAGGTTTTGAATATTATACTTTCAGGATATACAGGGACACTAACTCAAGTTCCCAAACATTATTCGATTCGGTTCAGGCTTATATAAATTCTTATACCGATGAAAATCCGCCAGAAGGAAATGTTTATTATCAGGTAGAAGTGGTTAAAGATGAAGCATGCAATCCGACCCGTGCAGGATACAGCTCATCATTGTCAAATAAAGTGGATAAACTTTCTTCAGGTATAATGGATGAAGAGCTAAAGGGAATTGAGATTTATCCGAATCCGGCAAACGATAAACTAACAATCTTTAATCCCTATAAAAGCCTTGAAATACAAGTTGTTGATATTAGGGGAGAAATCATAAAAACCCTTAATGTTCAAAAAGGTACGCACAAAGTAAACATTGAAAATATTTCAAAAGGTATATATTTTATTAAGTTTATTAACAACAAAATATCAGCAAATTATAAATTAATAAAAAACTAATTTTTGATAATGAGATTTTTATTTCCGTTTTTGATATTATTTTTATTTCTTTTTTCGTGTAATAATGAAGAGGATATAACAATGAATTACTTAGACCAGGAGATAAAAGATTATGTAGATTTTCCTGCAGGTAGTTACTGTATTTACAGGAATCTGATTTATATGGAAAAGAAAAAAAAGTATGGGAATTAGAAAGGTATTTTATAAATAAATGATTATGCGAAAATTAAAAAATTATATAAAACCGTTAATTTTTGGAATTATAATATTGACAATTACTGGTAACTCTTGCCAAAATGGATATGAAATGTGTACATGGGAAATGGAAACAACTGATATGAATGTTTATTTAGGCAAGATGGAAAACCCAACCAGCTATGATTTAACAACTCATATTGATAAGTTAGATTATTGTAAATACAATCTGTTACGTATAAGTTTTAAATTCGATTCTAAATATTTGTCTCATGAATTTTGCAGTACACCACGGGATTCTCTTGTTGGCAGGATTGAAGATATTTTACTAATTTGTAATAATGATTACAATGAACTATATAAAACAGGTGATACATTAAATTCTATAATTGATATAATTTATCGAAAAACAAATGGTATGATGACAAAAAGTCGTTTATCATTAGAAAGTTATTTATCAATTAAACCTATATGTACTTTTCATGCATATTTATTTTTAAACCATCCACCTGACACTACTTCTATACAGTCTTTCAAATTATTTTATAAAGAAACAGACGGAACAACTTTTACAGATACAACGGAAACTATTTATATAACACCATAATAAATAATAAAATATGAAAAGTGTATTATTTGCAATATTATTAATTTTTTCAATTACTTTGTTAGCCGAGCCTGTTGATTCAACAGAAGCAAAAATAATTGCTGCTAATTTTTATCAATATAAAAACCAAAAAAGATCATGGGCAAACGTTAAAAAAACAATTGTAATGCAATATAAAGGAATTAATACCAGATATACTTTTGTTTTTGCAAACAACGATTTTGT
Encoded here:
- a CDS encoding T9SS type A sorting domain-containing protein, with amino-acid sequence MKNLIILILTATCLLMNTLLHAQCYDLSTGADTMGFENTDTNEFYTKWEINDVNSNDTSWERSSYISHNGDFSIVIKQYNDDWLFSRCYELDSNEHYDLSFWYYMDNPFIENQGFYLVLSTTTDSTGIVDTLVYHNQEYYNSSFTKISKIFSPQSNNNYYIGWYAFGPSHYLVTSYFFDDIVVSEYQCDTDQVDLGNDTTICAGDSILLDAGSGFENYSWNTGADNQTIKVDSGTYYVEVTAEYGCKSYDTVVVTVITIPDDTLIYDGNTTFCIGDSLVLEIQLENANCEDYDITWTPGNSTDSIITIKYIGNYFCQIADTQFGCTITSDTIDVEVRYPYNEQEICLVTVDENGNNEIVWEKEDNNYIKSFKIYRETFYVDSFELIETLPYDSLSTYVDTDSEPGKKPYVYGISVVDSCDNESSLSDYHVTIHLTISQGIGDKINLNWTDYEGFEYYTFRIYRDTNSSSQTLFDSVQAYINSYTDENPPEGNVYYQVEVVKDEACNPTRAGYSSSLSNKVDKLSSGIMDEELKGIEIYPNPANDKLTIFNPYKSLEIQVVDIRGEIIKTLNVQKGTHKVNIENISKGIYFIKFINNKISANYKLIKN